A single genomic interval of Armigeres subalbatus isolate Guangzhou_Male chromosome 1, GZ_Asu_2, whole genome shotgun sequence harbors:
- the LOC134227880 gene encoding hamartin — MDVPKLFSDLESNNLAVVDEAKRRFNELFTSTRESWLSHSMMEYFGQTSSIRIVEILVKVQNPHDKFILDKLSEWIRSGSNRMLALTLFGHIIQKRPTWLHKVGNHQLVKEVLKLSKLEREIIPLINAVLCIIDLLPIIPLVMGTFVQDLFEIFNYLATFDRNTSVSLPEDQLIHLQFGLYELFNRLYGMYPCNFVMFLKQEYCGDKQAVFQHTIKPLLDTVKIHPRLVSSDKESEINQIRWRNMEPHDVVSECARMSLDYMSKPQEVQNSQLISSECPCYATPMKPVEFNAMTATIDFQWKATVNYFNKTSTDEKLSTIAVQNSFWSPSNMMQPTPPPGPATVPNTPNPTPSYTIPSISGPFLPAADGASPPEAAVEATPETTPMKDIVKPVRPYPINSGTVRAIWNNSQPSSPIKKEPTSHFNFNEKSIITSQKLLRMVNDRNHSVMQIAGNSNTNTTTTATSTTSNSVPSSPLPIDQPTLEIYRVSQKVANLKLTPGGTVLAPRHDSTTLVQLSDSTQEDQEVNDINSHLLHDQISNQQPQHPLVPLHPMKEAFDSEDFEQEEGSPCSAGGLHFKNSQSMINFTRNRYRMHSQCLVDSDPSYSTGTSPAETNIYMLKNSVGINATRGAVCEALKRHQRRHSLPDLKKYSLRVNPKTLSGDRQDLTLVETNGDSSSGSSPSEEEAISAATHFHKKQEQKTEEHLRKNMVLFQQIRRNLTNVGGHKPSQPVGPPVLQLVSSGTQTIENYPQPYEQIIYGILQEEQKFKADIAMKRLQEKAESGIKMDPNAMLDKYIELCVKKRLETGDPRQIEDLYLDHIKLLNLQLQFEKHRREIHAERNRRLLGKSRVIRALEQNNDALKDQVARLTKEISSLNTELAGLRRKTNMDCTKRSTEVIDLKERYAAETRKNQDLQLRIKELEMALAEDTRTRKEQTVALEQARGELFDVTNEMGRALHKADLGQQYRDELTRLQCEMILMGEIQLKCKERLSELESLKARDAEIAMIQETYLEEVKDLKISLESKSSQLDSSKERLMELEQQLMKRDETITLQKRMLKTVKEEHKEQFNALERKYHAQKAIVVKMEEAILELRGNAVARSPDSDRTDAVGSLDHTSPLSISLASSEGLSEIKNLALVVQSGGGGGHPLHSYNYELDSNLPTPTSVPLPPLPLDNNSALSVGAGPMTIASTSSRPPLPHSSGMDPMPGPSQRL, encoded by the exons CGCGTGAATCATGGCTCTCGCACAGCATGATGGAATACTTCGGACAGACCTCGTCGATACGCATTGTGGAAATACTGGTCAAAGTGCAGAACCCTCACGACAAGTTCATCTTGGATAAGCTGAGCGAGTGGATTCGCAGTGGCTCAAACAGGATGCTCGCGTTGACGCTGTTTGGACACATAATTCAGAAGCGACCTACGTGGCTGCACAAGGTGGGCAACCACCAGCTGGTGAAGGAAGTCCTCAAGCTTTCCAAGCTAGAGAGGGAAATTATCCCGCTGATCAATGCTGTGCTGTGCATTATCGATCTGCTGCCGATCATTCCACTGGTGATGGGCACGTTCGTGCAGGATTTGTTCGAAATATTCAACTATTTAGCGACCTTTGATCGAAACACTTCCGTCAGTTTGCCTGAAGATCAGTTGATTCATTTGCAATTCGGTCTATACGAGTTATTCAACCGTCTATACGGCATGTATCCTTGCAATTTTGTTATGTTTCTAAAGCAGGAGTATTGCGGGGATAAACAAGCTGTTTTTCAACACACAATAAAACCTTTGTTGGATACGGTTAAGATCCACCCGCGACTGGTGTCATCGGATAAAGAAAGTGAAATCAACCAGATTCGATGGAGAAATATGGAGCCGCATGACGTTGTGAGTGAATGTGCTCGTATGTCGCTCGACTACATGAGCAAGCCGCAGGAAGTGCAAAACAGTCAGCTCATCAGCAGCGAATGCCCCTGCTATGCAACCCCCATGAAACCGGTAGAGTTCAATGCCATGACCGCGACAATCGATTTTCAATGGAAGGCTACAGTGAATTACTTTAATAAGACCTCTACGGATGAAAAGCTTAGCACCATAGCTGTACAGAACTCGTTCTGGTCACCGAGTAATATGATGCAACCGACGCCACCCCCTGGTCCGGCAACTGTTCCCAACACTCCCAATCCAACCCCCAGCTACACGATTCCTTCTATATCGGGTCCTTTTCTACCGGCGGCTGACGGTGCTTCCCCACCGGAAGCAGCCGTTGAAGCCACTCCGGAAACCACACCGATGAAGGACATCGTGAAGCCAGTTCGACCGTACCCCATCAATTCGGGAACGGTTCGAGCGATTTGGAACAACAGCCAACCGTCGTCGCCGATCAAGAAAGAACCGACCAGTCACTTCAACTTCAACGAAAAGAGCATCATCACTTCACAAAAGCTGCTCCGAATGGTGAACGATCGGAACCATTCAGTAATGCAGATTGCCGGCAACTCTAACACCAATACCacaaccacagcaacatcaaCGACCAGCAACAGTGTGCCTTCCAGTCCGCTACCGATCGATCAACCGACGTTAGAAATCTATCGAGTTTCCCAAAAGGTCGCGAACCTCAAGCTAACTCCCGGTGGAACGGTTCTCGCTCCACGGCACGACTCAACGACGCTTGTGCAGTTATCCGATTCTACCCAAGAAGATCAGGAAGTAAACGACATCAACAGCCACCTGCTGCATGATCAGATAAGCAACCAGCAGCCGCAACACCCTCTGGTTCCGCTACACCCAATGAAGGAAGCCTTCGATTCCGAAGACTTCGAGCAGGAAGAAGGTTCACCGTGCTCAGCTGGCGGACTACACTTCAAAAATTCTCAATCCATGATAAACTTTACTCGAAATCGGTATCGGATGCATAGCCAGTGCCTAGTAGATTCCGATCCCAGCTACAGTACCGGCACTTCGCCAGCCGAGACAAATATCTACATGCTGAAGAACAGTGTTGGAATCAATGCTACACGGGGTGCGGTATGTGAGGCACTTAAGCGGCACCAACGGAGGCACTCGCTGCCTGATTTGAAAAAGTACAGCCTGAGAGTTAACCCGAAAACATTGTCTGGAGATAGGCAAGATCTGACGCTCGTTGAAACGAACGGAGATAGCAGCAGTGGGAGTAGTCCTTCCGAAGAAGAGGCCATCTCAGCGGCGACACATTTTCACAAGAAGCAAGAGCAAAAGACTGAAGAGCACTTACGTAAGAACATGGTTCTATTTCAGCAGATTCGTAGGAATCTCACTAACGTTGGAGGCCATAAACCGTCACAGCCCGTCGGCCCTCCGGTATTACAGCTCGTGTCCAGCGGTACACAAACAATCGAGAACTACCCGCAACCATACGAACAGATCATTTACGGTATTCTGCAGGAGGAACAAAAATTCAAGGCCGACATTGCGATGAAGCGACTGCAGGAAAAAGCGGAATCTGGTATCAAAATGGACCCGAACGCCATGCTCGACAAGTACATAGAGCTGTGCGTGAAGAAGCGATTGGAAACTGGTGACCCGCGACAAATAGAAGATCTATACCTAGACCATATCAAATTGCTAAACTTGCAGTTGCAGTTCGAAAAACATCGACGGGAAATCCACGCCGAGCGGAACCGTCGACTGCTGGGCAAAAGTCGGGTGATACGGGCGCTGGAACAGAATAATGATGCACTGAAGGACCAGGTTGCCAGACTGACCAAAGAGATTAGTTCGCTGAATACGGAACTGGCCGGGCTAAGGCGGAAGACCAACATGGATTGCACGAAACGATCGACGGAAGTGATCGATCTGAAAGAGCGCTACGCGGCTGAGACGCGAAAGAATCAGGATTTACAGCTGAGGATCAAAGAATTGGAAATGGCGCTAGCGGAGGACACACGAACACGGAAGGAGCAAACGGTGGCTCTCGAACAGGCACGGGGCGAGTTGTTCGACGTTACGAACGAGATGGGACGGGCGCTGCATAAGGCCGACTTGGGCCAGCAGTACCGGGACGAACTGACGCGATTGCAGTGCGAGATGATTCTTATGGGGGAGATCCAGCTCAAGTGTAAGGAACGTCTTTCCGAGCTGGAAAGTTTGAAGGCCAGGGACGCGGAGATTGCAATGATTCAGGAAACATACCTGGAAGAGGTGAAAG atttgaaaATTAGCTTGGAAAGCAAATCATCTCAACTAGACTCGTCAAAGGAACGATTGATGGAATTAGAGCAGCAGTTGATGAAGCGTGACGAAACCATTACGTTGCAGAAGCGCATGCTTAAAACGGTCAAGGAAGAACATAAAGAGCAATTCAAT GCTTTAGAGCGCAAATACCATGCACAAAAAGCCATCGTCGTCAAAATGGAGGAAGCCATCCTGGAATTACGAGGCAATGCAGTAGCTCGTTCTCCTGATTCTGATCGAACTG ACGCCGTCGGTTCGCTGGATCACACGTCCCCTCTGTCGATTTCGCTGGCTTCCAGCGAGGGATTGTCCGAGATCAAAAATCTAGCTTTAGTGGTCCAGTCTGGAGGCGGCGGAGGCCACCCATTGCACAGTTATAATTACGAGCTGGACTCCAATCTGCCAACGCCGACCAGTGTGCCTCTCCCACCATTACCGTTGGACAATAATAGTGCGCTGTCGGTGGGTGCTGGCCCAATGACAATTGCCAGTACCAGTAGTAGACCGCCGTTGCCTCATTCCTCCGGCATGGATCCCATGCCAGGCCCAAGTCAGCGGCTATGA